The genomic interval CGGTGTCGCTGGATTCACTCCTGGCGCAGAAGGGTAATGCTGAGACACACCTGGTACAGAACCCACAGGCGTCGCCCCTCTTGCCACAGGCACTGACGGTGCCGAAATGGTCATTCCCCCTGGTGAGAAGGGGTTGTATGTGTAGGGAATTTGCGAAGAGTAAGCCGGCTGGGGGGAGTAGATTGCGTTTCCGGGGTGCGGCGCTTGCAGAAAACCGACGGAAGGCGCCATTGTCATTTGTCCTAGAGAAACGCCCACGGAGGGGCTGTTTTGCCGCTGCTGTTGCCGTCCTCCCCTCTGCCCCGCTCCCGAACTGTGCGAGTTCCCTTGGTGGTTCCGATTTGCTCTCCCGCCTCCCCTTCCACCGCTTTGGTTTCCACGCATCATCTCTTGCATCATCTGACTCTGCTGCTGCCCCGTGAGAAACTGTTGCATGAGTTGCTGCTCTGATCCCATCGGCGCAGATTGCCCTGCGAAGCCTTGACGTTGGCTCTGAATCTGTTGCTGCGTGAGAAACGTGGCCATCatttgctgctgctgcggaCTCATTGAGGCAATACCACCAGGAGGCATTTGGAAACCCATCATGCTCAGTGCCTCGACAGCTTGCCGACGCTGACGTCCGGCCGCTATCATGTCGCCTAGCCCCATCACTTCTTTCTGATCACCaggttcctcttcttcacgcgacgaagaaagtcCTTCTGAAGAAGCAGTGTTCGCACTCGGTTCGCTTCCACCTTCTCTGAGGGTCATCGCTGAATCCACTGTCGAGGACGGCTGCAACCGTCTTTTCTCACTTAAAACAGAGCTGGTTTCGCCAGGCAAGACAACCGGACGTGCGTCGCTTGTGaacggaaaaaagacagatGCAACGCTTCGGTCTGTAAAGAGTGGTTTCTTCTGTTGGTCAACTTGTCTTAAGACTTCTGGAGTGTCTTGCGGTACTATCAGAGGCTGTTCCGCCCAaccggaagagagacgactcAAGGAATTTCCCCTGGACGGCATGTATTGCTCGAATCCAGTCCACCAGCGATACGCATTTTCTTCTTTATTGGACGACACGAAGTCACCATTTACATAATCTTTAGTATACGAACACCGATCGTCTTGGCAAATATTGAGCAAATCGTGTAGGCGGTTTGAAGTTACGATGCCTTCAGTTCTCCATTCGGCGGAACTGGAGATGGGATCAAGAATCGTTCCTCCTGTACAACCTCGCATGTCATTCCGCCTTTCCAGCGTTTCGGGATCGTGTCGTTGTTGAATTTCAACGCTCGCTGtagaagaaaggaacgagCCTTCGTCCGGGTACTCTACCTCGGGCAAGCCTACTGCTGTTGGACTTGGAACGCTGGGGAGACTAATTACATTCATCACCTCCGTGTCGACTCTCCATGCTGGAGTAGGCAGAGGtacaagggagaagaagtcgcCATGAAAAACGACAAGAATACAGGTTAATGAAGAGCGAGTGAGTGTGACCCTCATACTCGTGACTGAAACAAAGAAGTTCTGTGAGTCAATCTGTTGGGGATCAAAGCCAGTGCTTGTTCTCTCAGACTAACGACTGAACATCTTCTGACGGAACAGTTGCCCACACAGTCAACGCTCAGAATGCTGTTCGCTTCAATAAGAAGGCGACCTTCTGTAACCCAAAATAATCAGCGTCCCCCGTCAGGAAATCTGGAGTGGACTACTGTTGGCGCCAGTATTCGAGTCCTCTACGTATGTAATTATATGGCTGCACTTATGGCCCTGCTTAACCACCTGTTAATACGTCTAAATGGGGCGGTTGGACACAAAATGCTTCAAGACATGGGAATCATCAGCAAATTCAAATGTAGGAAGGCTGTATCTGTACACGCTATAAAAGCACTTATCTCGGAGGAGGGTTTATCTCCACCCCGATAAGAGGGCACGACCATATTTAGATAAGTGGACACTATTACTGCAGGCGCATTCCTTTAGGCTGAATGTCATACGAGATCAATGGGGAAAGGCTGTAGCTTTCTCGATTTGCATTCACAAatgaggcagagagagcggaaTCGGCGGCGGCCGTTTCGGACAATCTAAACCTGGGGATCAGCTGAAGAATGTATGCAACCCCCATCGAAGAGATCACTTAAGTTCCAGCGGCTTAATACACCGTGGCCCTTGACGGTATGTTGAACAGCTGAAGAGACCGCTGCGTCTTCACTGTTTTTGAATGTGTTGCCCACGGCACACTCGAACACTGTGTGTCCCTCCCAAGAAATGCAGGCCACATAAGCTTAATTATCCTGCAAGATCCCGGAATAAACCAGTTACAGAGACCGTCGTCAGCGCGGCTGGCCTGGCGGAGGAGCACTGCTCTGGTGGTATTCTCTGCCGGCCGGTGCTCACACGATTTGGTTTACCGTTCTTCAATTACCCCTGTTGCCAGGTGAACACAGAGAATCCCGAAAAGCAGGATTTTTGGGGAGCAGGTGGCGACAGTCAACAACCGACTGACGTGGCGATACAAGCACGGCTTTGTTCGCATCACCGGCCACACAAGATGGCAGACAAGGAAGTTCATAAAGTGAGAAAACACAACCTGGTTTTCAGATAGGCCACTTTCGGTAGGCCTTTTccaaagaaaacaaaggacGATAGTGTAAAAACGTATATATGGAGGAGAGCGTGTACGTAAATAATTATGCACTCGCGGGACTCTAAAGGATCTTGAGGTCTCAAGGTGAAGCGAAGCAGGTAGAAAACAATTGAAATAGAAATATACAGCGGCAGAGGGAATCAGTTATCGCACTTCAGAATAAGAAATGATCGTGCACGAAAAGATTCGTACACAGATACGCTATTCCGAAACGAGATTTGCCCTTTACTGGGGTTTGCTTGATTTGTACGCAGTGATACGCAAAAAAGTAAACAAGCATAGGTGTTTATATGTGTACAGGTCGTAGAAGTAGCGTCCCTCCTGTCatcaaaaaaaaacagttgATGATTGATCGAACTGGCGGTCCCGAGTCACCGGGGGTGCAAGGTTCCGTATACGTTGTTATCACAACACGCATTTGCCGAAAATTCACGTTGTAACTTTATAAACAAGAAGGCAGATGGGAGTTCCTGCAGCCCCGCTCCACCGCTGTGGCAGCTTATCAACAACGGGTTTTTTTGTCTGTTCACATCTCCCACGTGACAGGGGGAGGGTGGGAGCAGAGAAGTGACGACGATGTATGGCATGTACGACATGATTGCTTCTCCTCAAACTGATAGCCAAACATCGTCAACGAATGAGTAATTTAAAGGAAAACGCGTGTTCCTTGTTGATGACTCACAACGGTTTAATGAACTCTCTTCTTAGAAagggacaggagacgaagcgatGGTCTGTAGTGAATCAGAGTATGCTTGCATTCGTCTGAAAGTATAGCAAGGACTGTGTCACCACTAGGAGCGCACACACCTGTTTGGCTGGCAAGAGACGTGCTGCTGACAGATCGAGGTGACTACCATGTTGTATATGAGAAAATCTTATATTAAGGTTCAGTAGTCGTCGTCAGGTGTCGCGCTGACCAATGTACTGAGTTGCGCAGCAGCGTCCTCCATTGGTGAAACTAGGAACTGGTACTAGTGTAACTAGATCAGGTGGAAGTGTCCAAATGAGTTTGGACGTAGCAAAGTGGCAGCAAAGCGGAAACAGACAAGGGCAAAACAGTCTTGCGACGGTCGCACTGAACTCGCCCTCGCGTAGCACTGCAGCGCCCAGTGAAACTTATCTTCAGACTGTCCCAGCTACCGTATCCGAAATTCTTTTGGGTATGTGGGGACTTTAAAATAGTGCTGTGGTCATACGCTTTCTCTTCCAACAGCGTCACGCACCATGAACTGTTGCACCCTCGGGTAGTCTGTACCATAAGCAAATACGCAACTTACTTCTCCGAATTCCACACTTACAGTCAATTTTACGAAATTGTCTGTATAAAGAAATGGATGGATCGTCTGCGCCACACTGCGCAAATCTATCAGTCTGCATCGCCATGCTCTGCCACCCTGTTTGGCATGTGTGAGTAACAATCTGAGTATACAGGGATATGGAAAGCTGCTGGAGTGAGCTGTGTTTCGTGGCCTCCGCGGACTGTGGTGTCATATACTGACCCCATATGTGGTGTTTGGTCCCTCATTCATGATTTCAGTTATAAGCATGCATTTAACGGTGTATTCTATCAGCACTAGCAGTGCACCGTAAACGTCTCCATAATTATAATGTACCGCGAGTGTTGCCCTAAATCGAATCTCCGCAACTGAACGCATCGACGCCAGACTTGAATGATTAGATTGTGTGCAGCAGGAAGACTTCACTAGTTTCCAAGCGATTGAACCAGGAACGTGCATAGCTAGTGTTCTCGTTTCATCCTTTAGCGCCCTGGAGAAGAGCTGATACGTAGTTCATTGATACACAGTGAGGCAATCTGCTATCGACCTACAGGAGGTACTGTTGTGTCTCCAGATGCTTCCCTCTAAGTGTAAAATACCTGGTGAAGCATCTTCTGAGTTAGGAACAGTCGATTACTTGACGATATTCAAGATACTAAATATTTTCCTTTTTGATAAGTTAACCCTATCACCAGAGTGGAACCAGAGGGTTGCACTGCAGCAACAGCGCGCATACCTTGAAAGGTAAGTTTTCTCCGTGTCTTGAAAAAGGAACCCTTGACGGATGAGGAAAACTGCCACATAACAACGAAAATAACGCATACTGGGCTTATCGTGCCCAAATGCAACGGTATGTAGAACGAGGTTTCCCTTCGAAACCCACCAGCGACATTATTGCCTCTCAAGAACAGCAATTGTGACTAGATCTGCTACAAAATGTATGGTGTGTCATCAGGACACAGTCGGAGGACACTGTTTTAGCAAATACACGGCGTATTGTAAGCATCGTGTGCGCCCCAGCCAGAGGTAGAAGTGGGAAAAAGGTGTTCTATGATACTTCTGAACCTGTAAACAACACTGAGAGGTACATAGACGAACGAGAACGCGTTTGTCGAGCACCAAGGATGTGACACATAGTGGATCACACATGGAGGAGATGGTTCGCGTGTTTGGAAACGAAGATGCGGAAGCAGAACGTgggagagacggcggcaAGCCCATTCACGGTTCAATAACCTTCAACTAGATGAACTCACACTTTTCGGCGCATCCATCAATGTTGCCGTTGCTGCCAACTGGTTCAACTCGGGCAGCATTGCGCAGTCTGACTGCACTCGCTGTCATTGGACATTCGAAGAGGGGTAACCTGTCTTCTTGGTAACGAATTAATGTCATCGACTGTTGGTGCTGCTGCTTTTCAGCGGGCTTCAGATCAGCGGTTGCTTTCGCTAGCAACGCGCCCCGTGGTCGATTTGAGTACGATGTATTTCCCCCCAAAATTACTTTATTTAGGGAGTGCAACCATGtacgcatatgcatatgtatccGTACATATATTTGCGTTGATGTCTGCGTGCAGACATATCTCTATATGTACAGGTTTCGAGCAGCTACACCTACACCTGTAGGTACAAGTATATGCCTCGGAAGCATCCAGGCGTGTATCAACAAATGGCTCTGTACCTATTTCTCTATACATGCAGGCTGACATCAAAGAACCCTGAATCTCATCAATGTCTTCACTTCTTTTGAAGGTAAGCGAGGTCATCCAGAGCTTTGGTGACCATTGACATTGCAGGACTCGTGTCGCTGGTTTTCATGAGGAGGTCGGCAATTGCTTTTACACCACCTCTTATTTCCTGAACCTGGGCTGCAGGATCCCCTTGTGCACGCTCCATGCCAGCAAGGCTAGAGTGCATGGCGTCAGAGCCTTGCTGGGTTAGAAGCGCCGTAGTCTTGAGAGCTGCTCCAACACCCTGTGCCACTTTGTTGGTTTTGTCCCTACGTTGTTGTTTCTCGGCAATGGCCTTCTTCGAAACCTGCCAAGAAGCGAACCCTTCACTCTGTGTGCCAGGTGGCGTTACGCTGCGCCCCTGCTTTGCTTGTTCGCTATCTACACCAGCCAAAACCGCTGCTCTGCCATCCAGGTGAGGGGTCGTAGAACTAGGACTCCGAGCCCACCGGCACTCACAAACAGCTTTCAAGTTCTTTGAGCCACGCACATTGATCACATGCCGAAATAGGATGAACTGGGAAGTCTCCATGCGCTGAATACCACATTCGTTGTCCTGTGCAAATGAACAGTGATCACATGCAGTGGAGCCCATCCATTACCATGCCATAAGCATACACAGGTGTACTTGTCATCGTGCCCACCCCGCACAGTTGCGTATATAGACACATTCGAATCAGTATTTTGTTATATTCCTAGAAACGCATGGGACACAGTCCCCATTTTTTGACATCAAACTACGAACTGCTGCTCTACTCTTTATGTCGTAACAACGGGGTTTGCCAAACAAATCAGTTGCTGCATTCACTGAAGTGGACATTACCTTACGGGCTGTAGCGAGCCTCTTTTTACTTCATACATTTCTCGCAGAGGGCCCGTTCCATATTCACTGAAGCGTCGCATGTGAGTCCCCTACGATCCGGTCTTTCGCCGCTGTCGAGTCCACCACCACGGGTCTAGTATAGGCGATGCGATCCGGCCGCGACAAGCCGTACACTGTTACCTCAAAACTACCATTAGGTACTAACGTATGCAGAGGTGAACCCAATTTGCGTCCTTGTACTGTTACTATCACCTTACCTCGTAAGCGGTGGAGGCGCAGACCGCGTTCTGCATGGGAACGAAATGCGCTTGACACGCACGATTTTCTGCTGGAGATTCGTTTAGGTACggaggcttcttcttccagtcTCCGCCGACAGCTTTCTGAGGAATGCAGCAAGTCATGCCGCTGCTCACGCACCGAACCCACGGCTGTCCCACTGAACGAAGAAGCATACCGGCACATCCACAGTCAAGGCCCGCTCATTGCCAAGCCATCCATCTGTGCAAGTACCGACAGCATGGCATTTTGGCAACGATAGGTGAGGATCACCAGTCACTGATGCGGTCCAAGAGCTGCATTCTCTGAATGGAACAACTGTCTGACCCTTGCTTACGTGAACACTCACAAAGCCTTGAATGCATGTCTGTGTATACACACCAATACAGGAGACAGACTTCTCGGTTGTACTGTCTcaccctcttctccaccaaAATACCCCCCCACCCACCGAGAGAACAATGCAATATATCCAAGCACTGATAACCATCTAATATGCTGTCTGCTGAGCAGCCAGATCACCGTAAGCCTTTTGTCGTTTATTGCGTGGGCGAGCGTCCTTACAGTGCGTGGGCGGCTTCTCcttttgttctttcctcgcttcatTCCTCTGCTGGCTCCACTCGAGAGCCTCTTCGAAGGGGAAACTCTTGATCAGTGAGTTGCCGACCCCAATAAATGACGAAGTGCTAGTGAAGAGCTGATCTGCTGACTGAACAATGGCCGGCATTGCCGTCACCGCACCGGGCAACTGCCGCGACActccagcagctgcagatCCTGCAGCTGCTATGCCTCCCGATCCCACACCTTCTCTTGTCTTGATTCCGGCACCTGCTGAAACACCTGGAGTAGAAAGAGAAGGGCTGGCTCCTGGGtgagacagggaagaagggcCACGAGGAAtagagacaggcgaagctCTGGCACCTCCAAGATTTCCTCCTCGTGACGATACTGTTGTACCAGCTGGACTGTCAAAGGCCGAGGAAGTTGTGGATGAATACACGAGGTTACTCAGTTCAGTACTAAAGGACGACGGGTTGACGGAACCCGAGTAGAACCCCGCTGGAGTAGTGGAAGAGATTCCGGGAGATGATCTAGCAACTTCATGGACGTCATGACTTGTGATCGACTGTTGTGTCCGTTTTGGAAGCTCAGGCAAAACAGTGGTTGTCGATGCCAGCACTGGCGACAACGATCCTGATGTGTCAGAGTGTGCAGGGGACGAAGGTGTGGACGTTGTTAATGGTGTGGGAATCTTGGTGCTAGAATGCGGCGATCCAGAAGAAATAGGGGAACCCAGAGTGGAAGACGCAAATGCTGGActgtggagagacgaaggaccCTGGAAGGAAGATACGGAGTGAATTGACTCCGGATACAATGAAGAGGGGATActgaaagacgagacagtGCCGGCACCCGCAATGTTGCTGCCCCAACCAGCTGCTGAACCCGTCCGAGCGTGGACATCGTCCAGGAGAGATAAGCCTGGAGCTGTCTGTGTCAAACTGGGTAGTCTGGGACTGGTTGACGCCGCAAACGCTTGATCCCGTGCTGTCGCAACACTCAGCCGAGATATCGTACCTTCCCCCCCCACTAATGGTTTCACGCCAATACCAGATGTTGGCGACACGTCTCCTGAGGCTGAGTAAATAGATCTATGCATCCCCGGACCATGATTTCTGGGAGGGAGAGTGTTTCCATACACTGGAAGAGAGTGTTGTGTCTCCGTTGGTTGCCAGGCTGGGGGAGTGCTTCCGTTTTGACTCAGGCTATGTACGCCAGTGCTGCCTGTCGTGTAGCTATTCTGAGGGGAAACCCGGGCAATAGCCACCTCTGAGGCTACTGGCAGTGTGTCGGGAAACGGGCGAGCCCCAACGGACCCGAAAGCCACAGAGAGGGGAGTCGTTGGTGGCGCCACCGAGTCGGCATTTGCCAGCGCCGGGGTATGAGGGGGGGCACTTGACGGTGTCGAACCAACCGAGTGAGAAGCAGGAATGGGAAGGCCTGGATCTGCTTCGAAAATGCGAGGAACCATGGTACTTGGAACTACCGACGTGAAGACGGGAGGAGCGGTGGTGCGCTCGAGAAAAGCCCCAGAGGAAGGTGGCAGAACTTGATTCCCAGCATTGGGGGCGAACCAAGTATCAGGTGCCATTCCAGCTGAGGAAGCGCGCAATGCTGGCATCGACGTCGATGACGCAATATTCGAAATGACACCCTCTTCAACTTTCAGAGGCATGGACGGAGAAAGATGCGGATGCACGCCGTTGCCAACGCCTAGAGCCGTGGAGGGGTCTAGAGGAGGAACAGCGGGCGAGTCGGGTTGTGGAGCAGACGGTCCACGAACAGACAGCAAACCAAGGCCACCTCCCCCGAGGCCTCCAAGCCATGGGAAGCTGATTGGAatgggaagaggaagagggacaGGATACGTGCGACGTGGCTGTggatcttcctcttctgtgttaatatcatcttcctcttcttcatcttcatcattctcttcttcgtcatcaTCTGGATTCCCTagcccttcttcttcgctcggagactccttctctcctgtctgtgtTGTCTGAAGCTGAGAAGCGGCATCAGGCCATTGCGACACAGATGCCTCTTCCATGAGCGTGGGAGCGAGGTCTGCCCCAGGCGTAATGCCTTCCGCAGCTTCTTGTTCCATGAACAGGTCAAACATGGTAGGACTTTGTGTCAGAGTCAGATCAATTATTTTCTTTGTTGCACTATTTGTCGATGTTGCTTTCGGCCTGTTGACATCGCTTCCATTCTCACCGGAACTGGGACGATTGCTGCTCGAGCCACTATTCATTGGGCGACGGCTTTGTATCCCAGGATTTCGTATCATATCGGATAGGTTGTCAGGGATTGTGATGATATCAACTCCAGAAATACTAGATTCCAACGTTGCATACGTCTCTCTCGTGCCTGTGGCTGCTGGAGTAACGGAGGTCAGCGGTGCCGGCGCGCCACTCGAACCTGATGGACGTGGAACAGCAGTTTGAGAACTTTCTGGTTTTCGAGGGTCACTCAGGATAGCCACCGGATCAGCTCTGTCAGCCGCGTCGAGACTAGACGCAGACAGGCCGGTACCAGGCTCCCCTTGGGTTTCTACCATTTGCCCCGCCTTTGAGGACTGGCTCTGTGCTGGTAGTGGTTCCTCAACGGCAGATTCAGGAGAACGGCTACGAGACGTATACAGGAAATCATGGTCAGCCGAAGGATCGACAGATTCTGGAATCTGTAATGCCTGCAACTCCGTTGACGCCATCCGCTCTTTGGCTGGGGAGACTGTGACCATCCGGTTACTGTCAGAGTTCACTTGAGGCAGTATATGAACCACTTCGGAATCGTATGCGGGGTTCGTTGCTGGCAAGCTGGTATGGTGAGCAGGTAAACGGTTCGATAACGATGTATCAAAAGGGACCTGGGAATGAAGCATAGCGGAATGGGTATAGGAGGAAATGCCATAGTTATCAGAACGCTCATTCTGCAGGACAGCTGTGCGTTTTATGTGAACTGAGTCTCTTTCTGACTAGTGCACGTCATTCAGCATCATCTGCGATTTCGGCAAATGCATGAAATGAAGTACGAGAGGGGATGGTGGGTCAACCACCGTATCTCCGGCTTCGTCAGAGAcctctttcgctgtctcaGAAGCTAAGGGCGTAGGCAAGCTGAGGGTGGACACGGGAAGACTTTCAAAGTCAACAAGGTCAGGCAACATGTGCGATAGCGGCTGTGTTGACAGAAAAGTTTTTCGCCGACCGCTTTCGAAATGTACATTTTCTAAGTGTACTGCAGTTACCTGAGCCGCTGCGGTCTGGGCTAGTTTTTTGTCCTGTTTTGATGATGCACTTTCAGGCGCCACAGTGAAGCGGTCCCGCAGCCCCGGTGAAGAAAATGCCAAAGAGGCGATTTCCTTCTTATTCACCGAAGTTCTAGTCGAGTCGCGCACCTCTGCTGCCACCGGCAGCCATTCAGAACTCCTTTTACCATCCCGTGCAGCAGAAACAGCCACAAGTTCCTGAACCACGTCCGACAAATCGTCTTCAGAGGACCTCTGCGCTTCACCCGCGTTTCGGCGCTTCACCTGTAGTGCTTTTCCAGGATTTGTTCCAACCATCAATTCACCGGTTGTCAACTCAGTTTTGTTCCTTGACATCTCCGGTTCCAGCTGTTCAgttttgtcttctcctctttggGTTCCACGTTTCCCGTTCACTTGGTGCCTTTCTTCTACAACGTCGCAGTCGACTTCTGTTCTACCAGTATCTCGTGTTTGCTGCTGAACATCCTGTTCCGAATGAATCTCTTCAAACATTTTCGCTACTCTGCTACCTTCTTTCTTATGGTCTGCATTACTATCTGTCCTGTTGGTCTCAGTTTCGACAAGAAGAGCATCCAGCCTTCCATCTTCAAGCCCAGGATCTTTCAGGTAGTCGTTGAGTCTATCTGCCTCGctattgccttcttcatcgaGTTCAGCGGtgcttttctcgtttctgtggTTTCTCGTTTGTTCTTCATTCTGGTCGTGTGCCCCTCGTTCTTTCATCCGCTCGGAAGATCCTTCTTGCTCTGTTAGTTCCTGCAATTTGCCTTCGAGTTCAGCTTCCGATGCTGCTTTCGTTCCCACGTGAATTTTCCTGTCTCCATTGAGAGGCGACGTGTGCCCCGTTTCTGCGCCATCGCCTCGTACTCTAGTCCGTGACTGGCCTGCGGGGGGCTTTTGGGCGATTCCCTTCGCTACTCGCTCACCCGGGTCGTTTTCAGCTTTCTGTGCCGATTCTTTTCGTCCCTGtgcgccttcttccgttTGCACTTCGTCCCGCGACGCTTCCTCCAGAGTTCGATGTTCTACCGGTATGAACTCGGTTTCTCCCTGTGTGCCACTTTTCTCTGGATCCAATGCTCTTACGCCCATACTGTCACCTGTCTCACCATCCTCATGGCTATCCTCTTTCTCATAATTAGTTCCATCGGAATCGACATCTACGAACAAAGGTTCCAATTTCATCTGCGGCAGCGAATCGACATCTTCTGTATCTGACTTCGCCTGCTCGTCTGTTCTACTTGGCAACGTAGACACTCCATCGTCTTCATGAAGCGTTTCAACCACACTGCCGTGAACCAACTGACCTTCTGACGGGTACCCACGTCCTGGTCTTCGCTGATCACTGCTTTGTTGCTCTGTATCATCTTTGGAGCTGCTAACATTCGGTCGGCTTCGGTGTCTTTCCGCATTATTGTCCACAGTGGGATCGGATGAGGCGACGCTGGAAATGCTGAATTCTAATGAGAGCGGGAAGCCGCTAACTTGTTGAAAAAGCACTGTGTCACCTGAACTGGACGATGGGCCGGCTTGAGGTTCTTTCAGAGCAGAtccttctgccgcttctggCGAGGAGGTCTCTTTCCCACCGGCACCTCCATCTTGCTGCAACGCCTGTAAAGGGCCTTTTTCCACTCCATCCTGCGAGAGATGAATACTCTCCCTTTCGTCGGGGGTTCCCCCACCGATAGGCTCCGAGTCTCCATTAACACTCTCCTCAGGTTGACGCTGATGGtgtccttctgcttcttctgtgccGGAGACGTCTTGCTTCCCAAGTTGCAGTTTTTGGTCCATTTCATCAATCCTTGGTAGCCCGTTGTCGCTCGTCGATGCCACATCTTTCTGCACGTGGCTTGATGCCAGGGTTCCGCTATCGTGCTCGCTCCCGTAGGCTTCCCTGGTCGATGCCGGCACACGTTGACCCCCTGGTTCTGACGAAGACTCGGGGACGTGAGAACCAGCAGAACTGCCTTCCTTCGTAAGCTTCAACTGCTCGCTAGGCGTAGACATGTGCTGTCGCTGAAACAcgtcgttctttctcttatCGTACGTGGGTGCCACTGGGTTCATTTGGTGCTCCTCTGGCGTCGCAGCCGTGTCCGCAGATTCGCCATAGTTTTTCAGGAGCTTGTCGTTTTGATTTCCTTCCTCCAAGAGCTCTCGGTGTAATAATGGCTCCTCAGATAGAGGttgtgttttcttcccctcttcagtgactctgtctctcggtCGCAAATAATGTTTCTCCTCCAGATTGGTTTGCCGAGTGTAGGTCCGCGGCATCAATGAACTGTCCTCTCGAAAAATTTTCCCTAGTTCGAAGTATTCCTTTGTTGTGTTTTCGTATTCGCCCTCTGTACGCAAGGAGAGTACGTGTGAAGGCAGAGTCCTCTCAGGCGCTGTACCATCAGAGTCTTCCTCGCCTAACATTTTCTTGTGTAGCCAAGAGACTGTAGTGCCTGTTTCTCCAGTATCGCCTTCACCGCGGGTCTCGCTTCCGTCTAGACATCCTTCAACTGCAGCTTGCTGTCCCGTGGAAACACCAGCGACGGACACGTTACATGGGGTCGTTTTTCCGTCTGTGCGGCCTCTCAACTCTGCTTGCGCTGCAACCACGACGGGGCGGACCatttgttcttctcccgaTGCGTCTGGAGTCGCTTCCGGGGGAACGACTGCCGTGTCGTACTGCGCTGTCGTCAAGTTTCTTGTTGCGGCGTTCGATTTTCGTCGCGGTTCCGCAAGTTCCCATTCAGTGATCTGCTCTTGCTGAAGTGCGTGTCGAGAATGTTCGGCAGTGCTGTCGACGGGCAATGTCGCAGCTGAGTCTGATGCCTGAATCGTTCCAGTTGCAGGTGATTGCGAGTCCGGTTTGGCCTTCATCTTTTGCCCTCTACCCTCTGGAACCTTCAAAGCAAATCTGGGTACTCCAGCACCAGGCCGTACCATATTGTTCGCCGTAAGAGGCCTTTTAGCATCAACGTCGTGTTTTGCCACTTGCTCTCGCTGGCGTGCGCCGCTGGAGGCACCTTCAAGTGCTTTTCGGCTTTTGCCCCCCTCG from Toxoplasma gondii ME49 chromosome VIIa, whole genome shotgun sequence carries:
- a CDS encoding hypothetical protein (encoded by transcript TGME49_201640), with product MENYHRVKRPMSPPPSLIAAAAFFIFCSFATGVEPKDGAASTAFVNRQSSPAALPDTGEAIEWRSHTASSRQSEDNAAGMQSVVRSTGLSQSGQHAVQDALDRRDYTDDRREKDESGEGENDQSRDTQTAPGAPNEGGKSRKALEGASSGARQREQVAKHDVDAKRPLTANNMVRPGAGVPRFALKVPEGRGQKMKAKPDSQSPATGTIQASDSAATLPVDSTAEHSRHALQQEQITEWELAEPRRKSNAATRNLTTAQYDTAVVPPEATPDASGEEQMVRPVVVAAQAELRGRTDGKTTPCNVSVAGVSTGQQAAVEGCLDGSETRGEGDTGETGTTVSWLHKKMLGEEDSDGTAPERTLPSHVLSLRTEGEYENTTKEYFELGKIFREDSSLMPRTYTRQTNLEEKHYLRPRDRVTEEGKKTQPLSEEPLLHRELLEEGNQNDKLLKNYGESADTAATPEEHQMNPVAPTYDKRKNDVFQRQHMSTPSEQLKLTKEGSSAGSHVPESSSEPGGQRVPASTREAYGSEHDSGTLASSHVQKDVASTSDNGLPRIDEMDQKLQLGKQDVSGTEEAEGHHQRQPEESVNGDSEPIGGGTPDERESIHLSQDGVEKGPLQALQQDGGAGGKETSSPEAAEGSALKEPQAGPSSSSGDTVLFQQVSGFPLSLEFSISSVASSDPTVDNNAERHRSRPNVSSSKDDTEQQSSDQRRPGRGYPSEGQLVHGSVVETLHEDDGVSTLPSRTDEQAKSDTEDVDSLPQMKLEPLFVDVDSDGTNYEKEDSHEDGETGDSMGVRALDPEKSGTQGETEFIPVEHRTLEEASRDEVQTEEGAQGRKESAQKAENDPGERVAKGIAQKPPAGQSRTRVRGDGAETGHTSPLNGDRKIHVGTKAASEAELEGKLQELTEQEGSSERMKERGAHDQNEEQTRNHRNEKSTAELDEEGNSEADRLNDYLKDPGLEDGRLDALLVETETNRTDSNADHKKEGSRVAKMFEEIHSEQDVQQQTRDTGRTEVDCDVVEERHQVNGKRGTQRGEDKTEQLEPEMSRNKTELTTGELMVGTNPGKALQVKRRNAGEAQRSSEDDLSDVVQELVAVSAARDGKRSSEWLPVAAEVRDSTRTSVNKKEIASLAFSSPGLRDRFTVAPESASSKQDKKLAQTAAAQVTAVHLENVHFESGRRKTFLSTQPLSHMLPDLVDFESLPVSTLSLPTPLASETAKEVSDEAGDTVVDPPSPLVLHFMHLPKSQMMLNDVH